Proteins encoded by one window of Lathyrus oleraceus cultivar Zhongwan6 chromosome 1, CAAS_Psat_ZW6_1.0, whole genome shotgun sequence:
- the LOC127093134 gene encoding uncharacterized protein LOC127093134 has protein sequence MQMASNEDHPHGDETVGGAEREIKRGITVMKKVIRDRDRGVLIKVHWNEGGQLIEPNGSTLTSFIGALVRNEVPITCDNWRNKQLNEAKDKIWKVFRHRRKQKRSLSQMAGKLLRGFRTFLSTTFLRDTEGTFVDAELPSKYASLISPKEWETFKSKRKTQEFKSVSETNRQRASSPAYPYRKGRVGYGRLEQSILTKENSSETSLPAHVLWKEARVGKDGKIKEDVQQIFEKCETLSQSIVPYEDTDCRSILSRALDVPEYSGRVRGKGFGITQKSLNIKKQKTPSNKELQQTLEALKAEVLELRKERERDRAAGFKDTSDKDSINCNFQPTIPEGISPCHLYLARPTYRMVGKGKVHNNLGELLHTKPLPTGSLKVSVDIALEKDALLPHPDDVSDATLLGDAIGSFVAWPTDLIIVGYETPTKSKAKDKGIAREIESVASQKEIPVAKKTEISKRTGAKKKNPSKYRACLHTYLETTDISDGCVRLIPMDGAIFGFEYAEPLGKEDFDQILYHTQLSVGVINTYMRYLYDKLMGPRGLEQRFSFLNPMKTNLTEMIRKPDEVRTYVVERFMADTDREKLFFLPFNTGDGGHWLLVAINPFKEIVYYLDSLHNDWTTYPAMKTIVDTIIQTVRAQRKIQVPKRKANNITWNRVECPRQRNNIDCGYYTLRFMKETLLMDRTDIPSDYFDEYRCAYYSKDQLDEIKEELCQFIIELQVL, from the exons ATGCAG ATGGCTAGTAACGAGGATCACCCACATGGTGATGAGACCGTTGGTGGTGCGGAAAGGGAAATTAAACGTGGAATAACGGTTATGAAGAAAGTTATTCGAGATAGAGATCGAGGCGTTTTAATAAAAGTGCATTGGAACGAAGGTGgacaactaattgagcctaacggttcaacATTGACAAGTTTTATTGGTGCATTGGTAAGGAATGAAGTTCCAATTACTTGTGATAATTGGAGAAATAAACAATTGAACGAAGCTAAAGACAAAATatgga AGGTGTTTCGACATCGAAGAAAACAGAAGAGATCATTGTCTCAAATGGCCGGAAAGTTACTAAGAGGGTTTAGAACCTTTTTATCAACCACCTTTCTTAGGGATACGGAAGGTACTTTTGTTGATGCAGAGCTTCCATCTAAATATGCAAGTTTGATTTCACCTAAAGAATGGGAAACGTTTAAATCCAAACGAAAAACCCAAGAATTTAAGAGTGTAAGTGAAACAAACCGGCAAAGAGCATCAAGTCCGGCGTATCCCTATAGAAAAGGGCGTGTTGGATATGGACGCTTAGAGCAGTCTATA TTAACAAAGGAGAATAGTTCTGAAACATCTCTTCCggcacatgttttgtggaaggaagcccgtgtcGGTAAGGATGGAAAGATTAAAGAAGACGTTCAACAAATATTTGAGAAATGT GAGACTCTATCTCAATCTATAGTTCCATATGAAGACACTGATTGCAGGAGCATACTGAGTCGAGCATTAGATGTTCCcgagtattctggtcgggtgaggggcAAGGGATTTGGGATCACTCAAAAATCCTTGaatattaaaaaacaaaagaCTCCTAGCAATAAAGAACTGCAGCAAACTTTGGAAGCATTAAAAGCTGAAGTTCTTGAATTAAGAAAGGAAAGAGAAAGAGATCGAGCAGCGGGTTTTAAAGATACTAGTGACAAAGATAGTATCAATTGTAATTTTCAACCGACTATTCCAGAG ggcatttcaccttgtcacCTCTACTTAGCGAGACCGACttatcggatggttggcaaggggAAAGTTCATAACAATTTGGGTGAATTACTTCACACTAAACCGCTCCCTACTGGATCTTTGAAAGTGTCGGTTGATATTGCTTTGGAGAAGGATGCGTTATTACCACATCCTGACGATGTTTCGGATGCAACTTTATTGGGAGATGCCATAGGTTcatttgttgcatggccgacagACCTCATTAtcgtaggatatgag actcccacaaaatccaaagCAAAAGATAAGGGGATTGCGCGGgaaatcgagtcagttgcatcgCAAAAAGAG ATTCCTGTTGCTAAGAAGACTGAAATTTCCAAGAGGACCGGGGCTAAAAAGAAAAATCCTTCCAAGTATAGAGCGTGCCTCCATACATATTTAGAAACGACAGATATTTCGGATGGATGTGTTCGTTTAATACCTATGGATGGAGCTATTTTTGGTTTTGAGTATGCCGAGCCATTGGGTAAAGAggattttgatcaaattttgtATCATACGCAATTAAGCGTTGGTGTTATCAACACATACATGAG GTATTTATATGACAAATTGATGGGTCCGCGTGGGTTGGAGCAAAGATTCTCATTCTTAAATCCCATGAAAACGAACTTAACCGAAATGATAAGAAAACCAGATGAAGTCAGGACGTATGTAGTCGAGCGCTTTATGGCCGACACAGATAGAGAAAAGTTGTTCTTTTTACCGTTTAATACCGGCGACGG tggacattggttgttggTCGCGATAAATCCTTTTAAAGAAATTGTGTATTATTTGGATTCTTTACAcaatgattggacaacataccctGCTATGAAGACGATAGTTGACAC CattatacaaactgttcgagcACAAAGAAAAATTCAAGTACCAAAGAGAAAAGCCAATAACATTACATGGAATAGAGTGGAG TGTCCTCGACAGCGTAATAATATAGATTGTGGATATTACACGTTGAGGTTTATGAAAGAAACTCTTCTTATGGATCGAACAGATATTCCATCTGAT tactttgatgaatatAGATGTGCTTATTACTCAAAAGATCAGTTGGATGAAATTAAAGaggaattgtgtcaattcattatcGAGCTACAGGTTTTGTGA